From a single Candidatus Delongbacteria bacterium genomic region:
- a CDS encoding coproporphyrinogen III oxidase family protein, whose product MPPSDSFGVYIHVPWCSRRCGYCDFYAGVTRDPEVLRLGGERLRADLARQLASPAWSEGAIHSVYLGGGTPSLLPPEFFRQLLGPGPLTERLLPGAEITVELNPEHITDKLAGSLVAAGITRASLGAQSADPGALAFLDREHDLGDLQRGLQRLRAAGLTNLSLDLIYQLPGQTATALRREIAALRALDPPHISAYGLGYEAGTRLDLRRRQGRVTPLDGDHSARLFRLLSKELRTAGYQHYEVSSFCRAGQESRHNRGYWELRDCLAVGPGGERLAESATGDDSHGAGRAPGGCV is encoded by the coding sequence ATGCCGCCGAGCGACTCCTTCGGAGTCTACATCCATGTGCCCTGGTGCAGTCGGCGCTGCGGTTACTGCGATTTCTACGCCGGGGTCACCCGCGATCCCGAGGTGTTGCGCCTGGGTGGAGAGCGACTGCGCGCGGATCTGGCGCGTCAGCTTGCCAGCCCGGCATGGAGTGAGGGGGCGATCCACAGTGTGTACCTGGGCGGGGGAACCCCCAGCCTGCTGCCGCCGGAGTTCTTTCGCCAGCTGCTGGGACCTGGTCCGCTGACCGAGCGCCTGCTGCCCGGGGCCGAGATCACGGTGGAGCTGAATCCCGAGCACATCACGGACAAGCTGGCCGGAAGCCTGGTGGCCGCCGGTATCACGCGCGCCAGTCTGGGCGCCCAGAGCGCCGACCCGGGCGCCCTGGCTTTTCTGGACCGGGAACACGACCTGGGCGATCTGCAGCGCGGACTGCAGCGGTTGCGGGCGGCCGGACTGACGAACCTGAGTCTGGACCTGATCTACCAACTGCCGGGTCAGACCGCGACCGCCCTGCGGCGCGAGATCGCGGCGCTGCGGGCGCTGGATCCGCCGCACATCAGCGCCTACGGACTGGGCTACGAGGCGGGCACCCGACTGGATCTGCGTCGCCGTCAGGGACGGGTCACACCTCTGGACGGCGATCACAGCGCGCGCCTCTTCCGTCTGTTGTCAAAGGAGTTGCGCACGGCCGGTTACCAGCACTACGAAGTGTCGAGCTTCTGCCGCGCGGGGCAGGAAAGTCGTCACAACCGGGGCTACTGGGAGCTGCGCGACTGTCTGGCCGTGGGCCCCGGGGGCGAGCGCCTGGCTGAATCCGCAACGGGCGACGATTCTCACGGGGCAGGCCGAGCCCCTGGGGGCTGCGTCTGA
- a CDS encoding 4Fe-4S binding protein, producing MSLELLLLLCLAGVTLLLSRFLRHTGHVELSGRQPLAHPEWRIRGRVAWSGERDETHGYGSELSAVVNCRSREDQNLRTFESVRRESCLDLQLQYGGERDCNWACLGAGDCVDACPENAIRVVNGLPVIQASRCTGCGDCLPACPRQILSLIPADAQVAVTCASDEPVERRREHCHSGCASSGRCVENAFVEPGLLLVDGQRRVLDYSRSANLVPLVGLCPSSVFSDRIAHRPWFTVNEACTGCGDCLPACPVTDCIRAEGAAGAHGARARIHAELCVGCGLCVPVCPVGAIRVVGAVGFGLSD from the coding sequence ATGAGCCTGGAACTGCTGCTGTTGCTCTGTCTGGCGGGAGTCACCCTGCTGCTGTCGCGTTTCCTGCGTCACACGGGCCATGTGGAGCTCTCGGGCCGTCAGCCTCTGGCGCATCCCGAATGGCGCATTCGCGGCCGGGTGGCCTGGAGCGGAGAGCGCGACGAGACACACGGCTATGGCAGTGAGCTGAGTGCGGTGGTCAACTGCCGTTCGCGCGAGGACCAGAACCTGCGGACCTTTGAATCGGTGCGCCGCGAGAGTTGTCTGGACCTGCAGCTGCAGTACGGGGGCGAGCGCGACTGCAACTGGGCCTGTCTGGGAGCCGGCGATTGCGTGGACGCCTGTCCGGAGAACGCGATCCGGGTCGTGAACGGGCTGCCCGTGATCCAGGCCAGCCGCTGCACGGGCTGCGGCGACTGCCTGCCCGCCTGCCCGCGCCAGATCCTCTCGCTGATTCCCGCGGACGCCCAGGTGGCCGTGACCTGCGCCAGCGATGAACCGGTCGAGCGCCGCCGGGAACACTGCCACAGTGGCTGTGCCTCCAGCGGCCGCTGCGTCGAGAACGCCTTCGTCGAGCCGGGCCTGCTGCTCGTGGATGGCCAGCGGCGCGTGCTGGATTACAGCCGCAGCGCCAATCTGGTGCCCCTGGTGGGGCTCTGTCCCAGCAGCGTCTTCAGCGACCGGATCGCCCACCGCCCCTGGTTCACGGTCAACGAAGCCTGCACCGGCTGTGGCGACTGCCTGCCGGCCTGCCCGGTGACCGACTGCATCCGGGCCGAAGGAGCCGCGGGCGCACACGGAGCCCGGGCCAGGATTCACGCCGAGCTTTGCGTGGGCTGCGGCCTCTGCGTGCCGGTCTGCCCGGTGGGCGCGATCCGCGTGGTGGGGGCCGTGGGATTTGGACTGAGCGACTGA
- a CDS encoding RnfABCDGE type electron transport complex subunit D — MSEARPVFRLAPMPLLRTRSRLSALHGQSMLALAPLLLVAFGLYGLPALRTAGVAAASFLLAEAFTKAVAGNRQRTLDGHALLGGLVFALLLPPDLHWSQVMLAGGLGAFLAEQLFGGYGRAAMHPALFARLLLDLVAQPGGGLLTPLWWLEKGWFSLPASVPVTLKTQLQQAWQALAELEASTEHGLVNPPVDVPLTLSRLAQLQERLSSGGVLDFVWNLHPGTLGAASLLALLPGGVLLVTRRVIDWKVPVTALAVFGTGVLLVNASGLAHWPAFSLWCSGSFLLPLLVFGAAESVHTPLTARGRLSHGLLLGSLLLAVPALHLGEAGLVLATLAASALVPWLNQSTLPRGPRR; from the coding sequence ATGTCTGAGGCACGCCCCGTGTTCCGTCTGGCCCCGATGCCTCTGCTGCGCACACGGTCCCGCCTTTCGGCCCTGCACGGCCAGTCCATGCTGGCGCTGGCGCCCCTGCTGCTGGTAGCCTTCGGGCTCTACGGCCTGCCCGCCCTGCGCACCGCGGGAGTGGCGGCGGCGTCCTTCCTGCTGGCGGAGGCCTTCACCAAGGCCGTGGCCGGCAATCGCCAGCGCACCCTGGACGGACACGCCCTGCTGGGCGGGTTGGTCTTTGCGCTGTTGTTGCCGCCAGACCTGCACTGGAGCCAGGTCATGCTGGCCGGTGGCCTGGGCGCCTTTCTGGCCGAGCAGCTCTTTGGGGGGTATGGGCGCGCCGCCATGCATCCGGCGCTCTTCGCGCGCCTTCTGCTGGATCTGGTGGCCCAACCGGGGGGCGGACTGCTGACACCGCTCTGGTGGCTTGAGAAGGGCTGGTTCAGTCTGCCCGCCTCGGTGCCGGTCACCCTGAAGACACAATTGCAGCAAGCCTGGCAGGCCCTGGCCGAGCTGGAAGCGAGCACCGAGCACGGGCTGGTCAACCCACCCGTGGACGTGCCCCTGACCCTCAGCCGCCTGGCGCAGCTCCAGGAACGGCTGAGCAGTGGTGGGGTGCTGGATTTCGTCTGGAACCTGCACCCGGGCACACTGGGTGCGGCCAGCCTGCTGGCCCTGCTGCCGGGGGGAGTGCTGCTGGTGACACGCCGTGTGATCGACTGGAAAGTCCCGGTCACGGCCCTGGCCGTCTTCGGCACTGGAGTCCTGCTGGTGAACGCGTCGGGTCTGGCGCACTGGCCCGCCTTCAGTCTCTGGTGCAGCGGCAGTTTTCTGCTTCCCCTGCTGGTGTTTGGAGCCGCCGAGAGCGTGCATACACCTCTGACCGCCCGGGGACGCCTGTCACACGGCCTGCTGCTGGGCAGCCTGCTGCTGGCCGTACCGGCCTTGCATCTGGGCGAAGCGGGGCTTGTGCTGGCCACTCTGGCCGCCAGTGCTCTGGTGCCCTGGCTGAACCAGTCGACTCTGCCGCGAGGGCCCCGCCGATGA
- a CDS encoding 4Fe-4S dicluster domain-containing protein: MRRFHLKEGILPPDWCPRAVPPRRELQGTGVRVLPLRGYRYDEARPLVVAGQRVSAGEPLSEPCGLLSRVRLAPASGRILAVENRRVGDGCLLPCAVLQVEQEDEQPLSAGLALSAQGLENLDGIPLDHELAILPAGAILILNAAETELGHWTLMARLEELARGKALSCALDLVLERARFQHLHLAHRAPQRKAAEALVAALKPGISLTRIQLDNSHPGAHPRLLAERATRLVNPSRTLDPTRLLAGQGVLVLDLDRLLLLERRLTVGPADHFLLSVSDLAGNGELVELPSGLPWQELFPEGPPSAAFAGGALDGKLLRDTDSPLCPPLRALVTANPEELPRLREDACNTCGRCLEACPRSLAPPRLVHLIEEQRLHEARGMGLEHCLLCGVCSYVCPSHIHLGHSLRKGLQQLREVRHV; the protein is encoded by the coding sequence ATGCGCCGTTTCCACCTCAAGGAAGGCATTCTGCCACCCGACTGGTGCCCCAGGGCGGTTCCGCCCCGGCGCGAGCTGCAGGGTACCGGTGTGCGAGTCCTGCCTCTGCGCGGCTACCGCTACGATGAGGCTCGGCCATTGGTGGTGGCCGGCCAACGGGTGAGTGCCGGCGAGCCGCTGAGCGAACCCTGTGGACTGCTGTCCCGCGTGCGACTGGCACCGGCGTCCGGGCGGATCCTGGCCGTCGAGAACCGCAGAGTGGGCGATGGTTGCCTGCTGCCCTGCGCCGTGCTTCAGGTCGAGCAGGAAGATGAGCAGCCGCTCTCGGCCGGGTTGGCCCTGTCGGCCCAGGGACTCGAGAATCTGGACGGGATTCCTCTGGATCACGAGCTGGCAATCCTGCCTGCCGGTGCGATCCTGATTCTCAACGCCGCCGAGACCGAACTGGGGCACTGGACCCTGATGGCCCGACTGGAAGAACTGGCCCGCGGAAAGGCACTCTCGTGCGCGCTGGACCTGGTGCTGGAACGTGCTCGTTTCCAGCATCTGCATCTGGCGCACCGTGCTCCCCAGCGCAAGGCGGCCGAAGCTCTGGTGGCCGCGCTCAAGCCCGGTATCAGCCTGACCCGGATCCAGCTGGACAACAGCCATCCCGGTGCCCATCCCCGCCTGCTGGCCGAGCGTGCCACACGGCTGGTCAATCCGTCCCGCACACTGGATCCCACGCGCCTGCTGGCCGGTCAGGGAGTGCTCGTGCTCGATCTGGACCGCCTGCTGCTGCTGGAACGGCGGCTCACGGTGGGCCCCGCCGATCATTTTCTGCTGTCCGTCTCGGACCTGGCCGGAAACGGCGAGCTGGTCGAACTGCCCAGCGGTCTGCCCTGGCAGGAGCTCTTTCCCGAGGGGCCACCGAGCGCGGCATTCGCGGGTGGAGCTCTGGACGGCAAGTTGCTGCGTGACACGGACTCGCCCCTCTGTCCGCCCCTGCGGGCGCTGGTGACCGCCAACCCGGAGGAATTGCCGCGCCTGCGTGAGGACGCCTGCAACACCTGCGGGCGCTGTCTGGAAGCCTGTCCGCGCAGCCTGGCCCCGCCCCGCCTGGTGCATCTGATCGAAGAGCAGCGCCTGCACGAGGCCCGCGGGATGGGGCTGGAGCACTGCCTGCTCTGCGGTGTGTGCAGTTATGTCTGCCCCAGCCACATCCATCTGGGACACAGTCTGCGCAAAGGACTGCAGCAGCTGCGCGAGGTGCGCCATGTCTGA
- the nrdR gene encoding transcriptional repressor NrdR gives MKCPSCGQNKDTVIDSRPLGDHSAIRRRRECSVCQARFTTYEYVEGAQLTVIKSDGRREVYSRAKLRRGILQALHKRGYGEAQVDELIDSVERVVQAGAAASGEIESQRLGRIVLDRLLAFDEVAYIRFASVYRRFQDAEGFLNELHTLRESLPQGGA, from the coding sequence ATGAAATGCCCATCCTGCGGCCAGAACAAGGACACCGTGATCGACAGCCGACCGCTGGGCGATCACAGCGCCATCCGGCGTCGGCGCGAGTGCAGTGTCTGCCAGGCCCGCTTCACCACCTACGAATATGTGGAGGGTGCGCAGCTCACGGTCATCAAGTCGGATGGACGCCGCGAAGTCTACAGCCGGGCCAAGTTGCGGCGCGGCATTCTGCAGGCGCTGCACAAGCGCGGCTATGGCGAGGCCCAGGTGGACGAGCTGATCGATTCGGTCGAGCGGGTGGTGCAGGCCGGCGCCGCGGCCAGCGGCGAGATCGAGAGCCAGCGCCTGGGGCGCATCGTGCTGGATCGCCTGCTGGCCTTCGATGAGGTGGCCTACATCCGCTTCGCCAGTGTCTACCGGCGTTTCCAGGATGCCGAAGGATTCCTGAACGAATTGCACACTCTGCGGGAAAGTTTGCCCCAGGGTGGTGCCTGA
- a CDS encoding serine hydroxymethyltransferase, which translates to MDELTRRDPDVARIINQELARQEERLEMIASENFTSRAVMQAQGGVMTNKYAEGYPGKRYYGGCEHVDEVENLARERACQLFQCEYANVQPHSGSQANMAVYMSYIQPGDTVLGMNLAHGGHLTHGSPVNFSGKLYNFVSYGVNAGTGRIDFDTVEAAAKEHRPKLIVAGASAYPREIDFARFRAIADEIGAWLFVDMAHIAGLVAADEHPSPLPHAHVVATTTHKTLRGPRGGMILMGKDGDNVHGKVAAKSGRMMQQSEIIDGVVMPGIQGGPLMHVIAAKAVALGECLQPEFKVYIRRVKENARVLGQSLVEKGYRLVSGGTDNHLLLVDLGSDGLSGKAAENALEAAGITVNKNMVPFDSRSPMITSGIRIGTAALSTRGMDADAMRTIAGFIDRALKGAKDPGTLAAVLADVRELARAFPCIAKTEVAPKRRRGGE; encoded by the coding sequence ATGGACGAACTGACCCGGCGCGATCCCGATGTGGCGCGCATCATCAATCAGGAGCTGGCCCGCCAGGAAGAACGCCTGGAAATGATCGCCAGCGAGAACTTCACTTCCCGGGCCGTGATGCAGGCCCAGGGCGGTGTGATGACCAACAAGTATGCCGAAGGCTATCCGGGCAAACGTTATTACGGCGGTTGCGAACATGTGGACGAGGTCGAGAACCTGGCCCGCGAGCGCGCCTGCCAGCTCTTCCAGTGCGAGTACGCCAACGTGCAGCCGCACTCGGGCAGCCAGGCGAACATGGCGGTCTACATGAGCTACATCCAGCCCGGTGATACCGTGCTGGGCATGAATCTGGCCCACGGCGGTCACCTGACCCACGGCAGCCCGGTCAACTTCTCGGGCAAGCTCTACAACTTCGTCTCCTATGGCGTGAACGCCGGGACCGGGCGCATCGATTTCGATACGGTGGAAGCCGCCGCGAAGGAACACCGACCGAAACTGATCGTGGCGGGTGCTTCGGCCTACCCGCGCGAGATCGATTTCGCGCGCTTCCGGGCCATTGCCGACGAGATCGGTGCCTGGTTGTTCGTGGACATGGCGCACATCGCGGGCCTGGTGGCCGCCGACGAGCATCCCAGTCCGCTGCCCCATGCCCACGTGGTGGCCACCACGACTCACAAGACCCTGCGCGGCCCCCGTGGCGGCATGATTCTGATGGGCAAGGATGGCGACAACGTGCACGGCAAGGTGGCCGCCAAGAGTGGCCGGATGATGCAGCAGAGCGAAATCATCGATGGAGTGGTCATGCCCGGCATCCAGGGCGGACCGCTGATGCACGTGATCGCGGCCAAGGCCGTGGCGCTGGGCGAATGTCTGCAACCCGAGTTCAAGGTCTACATCCGTCGGGTCAAGGAAAATGCCCGCGTGCTGGGCCAGAGCCTGGTCGAGAAAGGCTACCGCCTGGTCAGTGGGGGCACCGACAACCACCTGCTGCTGGTGGATCTGGGCAGCGACGGGCTCAGCGGCAAGGCCGCCGAGAACGCGCTCGAGGCGGCAGGTATCACGGTCAACAAGAACATGGTGCCCTTCGACAGCCGCAGCCCGATGATCACCAGCGGCATCCGCATCGGTACCGCGGCCCTCTCGACCCGTGGCATGGATGCCGACGCCATGCGCACCATCGCCGGTTTCATCGACCGGGCGCTGAAAGGCGCGAAGGACCCCGGGACCCTGGCCGCCGTGCTCGCTGACGTGCGCGAACTGGCCCGGGCCTTTCCCTGTATCGCGAAAACTGAGGTCGCGCCGAAGCGTCGGCGCGGAGGTGAGTGA
- a CDS encoding RpiB/LacA/LacB family sugar-phosphate isomerase — protein MSLDSLTPVIGVAADHAAHEARLAVIQALMDRGFQVRDFGAHEPVAMDYPDSIVPCARALSHGEVHLAVVLCGSGIGASICANKLKGVRCALCLEVESARLSRLHNDSNCLALAGRMRSVEENLRILATWLDTSFEGGRHTRRLEKLHGLTGC, from the coding sequence ATGAGCCTCGACTCCCTGACTCCCGTGATCGGAGTGGCCGCCGACCACGCCGCCCACGAAGCCCGACTGGCGGTGATCCAGGCCCTGATGGATCGTGGATTCCAGGTCCGTGATTTCGGGGCCCACGAACCCGTGGCCATGGATTACCCCGACAGCATCGTGCCCTGCGCGCGGGCGCTGTCGCATGGCGAAGTCCACTTGGCCGTCGTGCTCTGCGGTTCCGGCATTGGCGCCTCGATCTGTGCCAACAAGCTCAAGGGTGTGCGCTGTGCCCTGTGTCTTGAAGTGGAATCGGCCCGGCTGAGCCGTCTGCACAACGACTCCAACTGCCTGGCTCTCGCGGGACGCATGCGCAGCGTGGAAGAGAACCTGCGCATTCTGGCGACCTGGCTGGACACATCCTTCGAGGGCGGCCGTCACACCCGCCGACTGGAAAAACTGCACGGACTCACCGGCTGCTGA
- a CDS encoding tetratricopeptide repeat protein, producing MEVDQDHARGQGLGQRRGRGLEGRAGRADTLIALNPDETSYLEEKTRITKRNFSTGDIIVSLEEQVAADPTNTRARLELARAYVDFASTETYQKARVLLEGLSQEQPENEQVFKSLADCLIELDDINGAISALKTLDTLKGGDEDTMVRIGNLYLELRQLKVARSWGSKARAKAPGGKGLILLAQVAEASVDECSDGPLKFYDKLAYELAANYYSQVTDPGAKAQARNRRDALEPVLPTKGDRFLNQGKTLDGHPCYGWLLE from the coding sequence GTGGAAGTCGATCAAGACCATGCTCGCGGCCAAGGCCTCGGACAGCGGAGAGGCCGAGGACTGGAAGGCCGTGCTGGACGTGCTGACACCCTGATCGCGCTCAATCCCGACGAGACATCCTATCTGGAAGAGAAGACCCGGATCACCAAGCGCAACTTCAGCACGGGTGACATCATCGTCTCACTCGAGGAGCAGGTCGCCGCAGACCCCACCAATACTCGCGCCCGGCTGGAACTGGCCCGGGCCTATGTGGATTTCGCCAGCACCGAGACCTACCAGAAGGCACGCGTCCTGCTGGAAGGCCTCAGCCAGGAGCAGCCCGAGAACGAGCAGGTCTTCAAGAGTCTGGCCGACTGCCTGATCGAACTGGATGACATCAACGGCGCCATCTCCGCGCTCAAGACCCTGGACACGCTCAAGGGAGGCGACGAGGACACGATGGTCCGCATCGGCAATCTGTATCTCGAACTGCGCCAGCTCAAGGTCGCGCGCAGCTGGGGCAGCAAGGCCCGGGCCAAGGCTCCCGGCGGCAAGGGCCTGATCCTGCTGGCCCAGGTGGCCGAAGCCAGCGTGGACGAGTGCTCCGACGGACCGCTCAAGTTCTATGACAAGCTGGCCTACGAACTGGCCGCCAACTACTACAGCCAGGTCACCGACCCCGGGGCCAAGGCTCAGGCCCGCAACCGGCGTGATGCACTCGAGCCGGTGCTGCCCACCAAGGGCGACCGTTTCCTCAACCAGGGCAAGACTCTGGACGGGCACCCTTGCTACGGCTGGTTGCTGGAATGA
- a CDS encoding T9SS type A sorting domain-containing protein produces MGAPLLSSISPAIDAGNPDTAYNDIEDPDNPGFALWPSQGTLRNDIGYTGGPSAGTLEHLVAVRAPRTEPLAQPETFVLHPAFPNPFNPVTTLGYVLNRPLQVELSVYNVLGQKVRTLVSGLESAGEHHVRWDASELASGVYIVELAAGGESRTRKILLLK; encoded by the coding sequence TTGGGCGCCCCTTTGCTCTCCTCCATCTCCCCAGCCATCGACGCTGGGAATCCGGACACGGCATACAACGATATAGAAGACCCCGACAACCCTGGCTTCGCCCTCTGGCCCAGCCAAGGCACCCTGCGCAACGACATTGGGTACACGGGCGGGCCGAGTGCGGGCACTCTGGAGCATCTGGTGGCCGTGCGTGCACCGCGCACGGAACCCTTGGCGCAACCGGAGACCTTCGTGCTGCACCCGGCCTTTCCCAATCCCTTCAATCCCGTGACCACTCTGGGCTATGTCCTCAACCGCCCGCTGCAGGTTGAACTGTCCGTGTACAACGTGCTTGGGCAGAAGGTGCGGACACTCGTTTCCGGACTGGAGAGCGCGGGCGAGCACCATGTGCGATGGGATGCCAGTGAATTGGCCAGCGGGGTGTACATCGTGGAGCTTGCCGCAGGCGGGGAATCGCGGACGCGGAAGATCCTGCTGCTGAAATAG
- a CDS encoding MBL fold metallo-hydrolase produces the protein MELLQIRTGGDRNFGYLLLDGGEAAILDPGEDPTQLLRALDASGCRLRTVIATHTHADHIASLSRIPHGQWELIASPFGSLVPTRAVTDPGLELELGQARLRLLPTPGHTPCSLCALVLDSSGRPTDVITGDTLFVGKVGGTGSSEQARAEYHSLHRVLLSLPDEVRVWPGHDYGVCPSSTIGHERRSNPFLLQPDLAAFEHLKATWADYKKLHGIM, from the coding sequence ATGGAACTGCTGCAGATCCGCACGGGCGGCGACCGCAACTTCGGCTACCTGCTGCTCGACGGTGGCGAGGCCGCCATCCTGGATCCGGGCGAAGACCCCACCCAGCTGCTGCGTGCGCTGGATGCCAGCGGCTGCCGCCTGCGCACCGTGATCGCCACCCACACTCACGCCGATCACATTGCCAGCCTGTCCCGGATCCCCCACGGCCAGTGGGAGTTGATCGCCTCACCTTTCGGCAGTCTGGTGCCCACGCGGGCCGTGACCGATCCCGGCCTGGAGCTGGAACTGGGCCAGGCCCGCCTGCGCCTGCTGCCCACGCCGGGTCACACGCCCTGCAGCCTGTGCGCGCTGGTGCTGGATTCCTCGGGCCGTCCAACCGATGTGATCACGGGCGATACTCTCTTCGTGGGCAAGGTCGGTGGCACCGGCAGCTCCGAACAGGCCCGCGCCGAGTATCACAGCCTCCACCGGGTCCTGCTGTCCCTGCCCGACGAGGTGCGCGTCTGGCCCGGCCACGACTACGGCGTCTGTCCCTCCAGCACCATCGGCCACGAACGCCGCAGCAACCCCTTCCTGCTCCAGCCCGACCTTGCCGCCTTCGAACACCTCAAGGCCACCTGGGCCGACTACAAGAAGCTGCATGGCATCATGTGA
- a CDS encoding ABC-F family ATP-binding cassette domain-containing protein has product MGHQFTRSTLLRLQHIHIAFPDKVLYDDLDWHIRPGQSIGLVGDNGAGKTTLLRLLMGTREPDRGEIIRAPRLRVGYLEQDFSFSTDRPLVDVVVEAVADLSQIEAEMTALREELATLEQDSEEQQAVLKRLGHLHEHFDNADGYRLRSDAGRILAGLGFRDEDLERPLDSFSGGWQMRAALARLLLSAPDLLLLDEPTNHLDTETMEWLERYLRHYSGTVICVSHDRFFLDRTVSLIAELERGELKLWTGNYTRFLEQKEAEKERIASEYLRQRERIAELERFIDRFRYKASKASQVQSRVRMLEKIQRIEIESETRGIRFHFPACERSGDQVLILEGLQHSYGDTPVFEPLDLHIGRGERVALVGPNGAGKTTLSRIICRLLEPTAGVCRLGHKVELDFYTQEAEEGMIRENTVLEELSRHSTGLGQGQLRSLLGSFLFSGDAVFKKVEVLSGGEKSRLSVASLLLNKSNFLVLDEPTNHLDIKAKDVLQQGLAAYTGTVLVVSHDRWFLDRVVTRVLELREGRLRDYPGNYSDFLALREAELGAEEAARNGARVSEEGSATPARSRSKEDRRKATEEKIRKRRVLREHEQAAEKLERTIETRENRMSNLETELSRPEILADGTRMSTLTTEYNTLRKQLPELYAQWEVAQAKVDTCRQELGLEEDGQD; this is encoded by the coding sequence TTGGGCCATCAATTCACGAGGTCCACCCTGCTCCGACTGCAACACATCCACATCGCCTTTCCCGACAAGGTGCTCTACGACGATCTGGACTGGCACATTCGCCCCGGCCAGAGCATTGGCCTGGTGGGCGACAACGGGGCGGGCAAGACCACCCTGCTGCGGCTGCTGATGGGTACCCGCGAGCCCGACCGGGGCGAGATCATCCGCGCCCCGCGCCTGCGCGTGGGGTATCTGGAACAGGACTTCAGCTTTTCCACCGACCGTCCGCTGGTGGACGTGGTGGTCGAGGCCGTGGCCGACCTGAGCCAGATCGAAGCGGAAATGACCGCGCTGCGCGAAGAACTGGCGACCCTCGAGCAGGACAGCGAGGAACAGCAGGCCGTGCTCAAGCGCCTGGGCCACCTGCACGAGCACTTCGACAACGCCGACGGTTACCGCCTGCGCAGCGACGCGGGCCGCATCCTGGCCGGACTGGGTTTCCGTGACGAGGATCTGGAGCGGCCGCTGGATTCCTTCTCCGGCGGTTGGCAGATGCGCGCCGCACTGGCCCGCCTGCTGCTCTCGGCCCCCGACCTGCTGCTGCTGGACGAACCTACCAACCATCTGGACACGGAAACCATGGAGTGGCTCGAGCGCTACCTGCGCCACTACTCGGGCACCGTGATCTGCGTGTCGCACGACCGTTTTTTCCTGGACCGCACGGTCTCGCTGATCGCCGAGCTGGAGCGGGGCGAGCTGAAGCTGTGGACGGGCAATTACACGCGCTTTCTGGAACAGAAGGAAGCCGAGAAGGAGCGCATCGCCTCGGAGTACCTGCGCCAGCGCGAGCGCATCGCCGAACTGGAACGCTTCATCGATCGCTTCCGTTACAAGGCCAGCAAGGCCAGCCAGGTCCAGAGCCGTGTCCGGATGCTGGAGAAGATCCAGCGCATCGAGATCGAGAGCGAAACCCGCGGGATCCGCTTCCACTTTCCCGCCTGCGAGCGCAGCGGCGACCAGGTGCTGATCCTTGAGGGCCTGCAGCACAGTTATGGTGACACACCGGTCTTCGAGCCGCTGGACCTGCACATCGGGCGCGGCGAGCGTGTGGCACTGGTGGGCCCCAACGGCGCCGGCAAGACCACCCTCTCGCGCATCATCTGCCGGCTGCTGGAGCCCACAGCGGGTGTCTGCCGCCTGGGTCACAAGGTGGAACTGGACTTCTACACCCAGGAAGCCGAAGAGGGCATGATCCGCGAGAACACGGTGCTCGAGGAGCTCTCGCGCCACAGCACGGGCCTGGGTCAGGGCCAGCTGCGCAGCCTGCTGGGCAGTTTTCTCTTCAGCGGTGACGCGGTGTTCAAGAAGGTCGAGGTGCTCTCGGGCGGCGAGAAGAGTCGCCTCTCGGTGGCCAGCCTGCTGCTGAACAAGTCCAACTTCCTGGTGCTGGACGAACCCACCAACCATCTGGACATCAAGGCCAAGGACGTGCTCCAGCAGGGACTGGCCGCCTACACGGGCACCGTGCTGGTGGTGAGCCACGACCGCTGGTTCCTCGACCGCGTGGTGACCCGCGTGCTGGAGCTGCGCGAGGGCCGATTGCGCGACTACCCCGGCAACTATTCCGACTTCCTCGCCCTGCGCGAAGCCGAACTGGGCGCGGAGGAAGCGGCCCGCAATGGGGCGCGTGTCAGCGAGGAAGGCAGCGCAACTCCCGCGCGCTCCCGCAGCAAGGAAGACCGGCGCAAGGCCACCGAGGAGAAGATCCGCAAGCGCCGCGTGCTGCGCGAACACGAGCAGGCGGCCGAGAAACTGGAACGCACCATCGAAACGCGCGAGAACCGGATGTCCAATCTCGAGACCGAACTCAGTCGTCCCGAGATTCTGGCCGACGGCACCCGGATGAGTACCCTGACCACCGAGTACAACACCCTGCGCAAGCAACTGCCCGAGCTCTACGCCCAATGGGAAGTGGCCCAGGCAAAGGTTGACACCTGTCGTCAGGAGCTGGGGCTGGAGGAGGACGGTCAGGACTGA